One part of the Terrimicrobium sacchariphilum genome encodes these proteins:
- a CDS encoding 3'-5' exonuclease — protein MRVGETEFAAIDFESAGARKGSTDVPVQIGIATCTGAATNCRTALASYLATDQPIVWSAQKVHGIRQEDLAGAPTLLELWPQISSQMQGRWVVAHGAATEKRFLRAFPFHGFRPWVDTLKLARAVWPDLPSHSLGDLIGQLGLDGEMARLYPAYRWHDAVSDALASLVLLGHVIAVSGIAEEPAEILLRADDSHYHRAASLKGRAAR, from the coding sequence TTGAGGGTCGGCGAGACGGAATTCGCCGCCATCGACTTTGAGAGCGCCGGTGCTCGCAAAGGCAGCACCGACGTTCCCGTGCAAATCGGGATAGCCACGTGTACCGGGGCGGCAACGAATTGCCGCACCGCCCTGGCCAGCTATCTCGCGACCGACCAGCCGATCGTCTGGAGCGCGCAGAAGGTCCACGGCATTCGCCAGGAGGACCTCGCAGGCGCGCCGACACTGCTGGAACTCTGGCCGCAAATCTCGTCCCAAATGCAGGGGCGGTGGGTCGTTGCCCACGGCGCGGCCACGGAAAAGCGCTTCCTGCGGGCCTTTCCGTTCCATGGATTCCGCCCCTGGGTCGATACGCTCAAGCTTGCCCGCGCCGTCTGGCCGGATCTGCCGTCACATTCCCTCGGCGACCTGATCGGGCAACTCGGGCTTGATGGGGAAATGGCGCGTCTTTACCCGGCCTATCGCTGGCACGACGCGGTTTCCGATGCGCTGGCGTCGCTCGTTTTGCTCGGACACGTCATTGCCGTCTCTGGCATCGCGGAGGAACCGGCTGAGATCCTACTGCGCGCTGATGACTCGCATTATCACCGGGCTGCGTCCCTCAAGGGCCGCGCTGCTCGGTAA
- a CDS encoding 5-formyltetrahydrofolate cyclo-ligase, whose amino-acid sequence MIPNEKQILRTAARRALAAFPGKKWASGEISRRLAESAIWKNSRVIYAYHPLPSEPDWQPAAVAGEHIIAFPRIEGNRMEFLIPSEFTLGGLGIQEPSEGEIAPPPDLILVPGMAFDQSGGRLGRGKGHYDRWLMGHPKVPRLGLCFECQIVDAIPLEDHDLKVDSVVTEQRGP is encoded by the coding sequence ATGATTCCGAACGAAAAGCAAATTCTCCGCACCGCTGCCCGACGTGCGCTCGCCGCTTTCCCCGGGAAAAAATGGGCTTCCGGGGAAATTTCCCGTCGTCTCGCAGAATCGGCGATCTGGAAAAATTCGCGCGTCATTTACGCCTACCACCCCCTTCCCAGCGAACCCGACTGGCAACCTGCGGCGGTCGCAGGAGAGCACATCATCGCTTTTCCCCGAATCGAGGGCAACCGGATGGAATTTCTCATTCCGAGCGAATTCACTCTCGGTGGCCTGGGAATCCAAGAGCCGAGCGAAGGCGAAATCGCCCCGCCACCCGACCTGATTCTGGTCCCCGGCATGGCTTTTGATCAATCCGGTGGACGCCTCGGGCGCGGGAAAGGTCATTACGACCGCTGGCTCATGGGGCATCCCAAGGTTCCCCGCCTCGGTCTGTGCTTCGAGTGCCAGATTGTCGACGCGATCCCGCTTGAGGATCACGATCTGAAGGTCGACTCGGTGGTTACCGAGCAGCGCGGCCCTTGA
- a CDS encoding MBL fold metallo-hydrolase, producing the protein MVVRLLKRKKHKPQNHVDMRLGDGWHKRNFLAEVILPSMFARRRGEKIKPKFPKLQAGQICITWIGHASFLVQTPEHSILIDPNWAKWLKIIKRIKHPGLEIHDLPAIDLVLVTHAHFDHLDKRTLRAVARDQPIVVPQNVGNLVHGLGFDRVQEMKSWDTFEHGSLKITMTPAKHWGARVLHDSHRGFGGFIIEYGGRSVFHCGDTAYFDGFREIGERVPVEIALLPIGAYDAPTKRDVHMNPEQAIQAFLELDAKTMIPMHFGTFRLSYEPLDEPPVRLMEKALQLDLLDRVRMLNEGEPTVF; encoded by the coding sequence ATGGTGGTTCGTCTTTTGAAGCGCAAGAAGCATAAACCCCAGAATCATGTGGATATGCGCTTGGGCGACGGGTGGCATAAACGCAATTTTCTCGCCGAGGTGATCCTGCCCTCGATGTTTGCCCGGAGGCGGGGGGAGAAGATCAAACCCAAGTTTCCCAAGCTTCAGGCAGGGCAGATCTGCATCACCTGGATCGGACACGCGTCCTTCCTCGTCCAGACCCCCGAGCACAGCATCCTGATCGATCCCAACTGGGCCAAGTGGCTCAAGATCATCAAGCGCATCAAGCACCCCGGCCTCGAGATTCACGACCTGCCCGCCATCGACCTCGTGCTCGTAACGCACGCCCACTTTGATCACCTCGACAAGCGCACTCTGCGCGCGGTCGCCCGAGACCAGCCTATCGTCGTCCCGCAGAATGTCGGCAATCTCGTTCACGGGCTCGGTTTCGATCGGGTTCAGGAGATGAAGAGCTGGGACACGTTTGAGCATGGATCGCTCAAAATCACCATGACCCCGGCGAAACACTGGGGTGCGCGGGTTCTCCACGACAGCCACCGGGGATTTGGCGGGTTCATTATCGAGTACGGTGGCCGGTCGGTATTTCATTGCGGAGATACTGCGTACTTCGACGGATTTCGGGAAATCGGGGAGCGTGTACCCGTGGAAATCGCACTGCTGCCCATCGGAGCCTACGATGCGCCGACGAAGCGAGACGTGCATATGAACCCCGAGCAGGCCATCCAGGCGTTCCTCGAGTTGGACGCCAAGACGATGATACCCATGCACTTCGGGACATTCCGCCTGAGCTATGAACCTCTGGACGAGCCACCTGTGCGACTGATGGAAAAGGCACTGCAGCTGGATCTGCTGGATCGGGTGCGAATGCTGAACGAAGGGGAACCGACCGTCTTTTGA
- the yajC gene encoding preprotein translocase subunit YajC, with product MNLHTLLILAQSTPAGGGAPQQNVLVQMIPLVLIFVIFYFLLIRPQQKRQKDHEKLVSALKTGDRVITNAGIHGIIVNVKDRSVLIKVADNVKIEFDRAAIATVDKSSDTAVEETKA from the coding sequence ATGAATCTCCATACGCTCCTCATCCTGGCTCAGTCCACCCCCGCTGGCGGCGGCGCCCCCCAGCAGAACGTGCTGGTGCAGATGATCCCTTTGGTTCTCATTTTTGTGATCTTTTACTTCCTGCTGATTCGTCCGCAGCAGAAGCGTCAGAAGGACCATGAGAAGCTGGTTAGTGCGCTTAAGACCGGTGATCGCGTGATTACCAATGCCGGCATTCACGGTATCATCGTTAACGTCAAGGACCGCTCCGTCCTCATCAAGGTGGCCGACAACGTGAAGATCGAGTTTGATCGCGCCGCGATCGCGACCGTCGACAAGTCCTCCGACACGGCTGTCGAGGAAACCAAAGCCTAG
- a CDS encoding protein translocase subunit SecDF produces the protein MSPIFTFFSGLGLLILFGWYFATDIPSRKRWLGLTLTILVTAFCLQQAIPPEKNIRLGLDLKGGTSFLLKLGDSGNDDISANTLDQAVEVIRKRVDAFGVGEPVITPQGKDRILVQIPGLDAKQVEETKKSLQQVARLEFATVAPGGQALIQQIESGQIVRDPSYVIKDYKTTSPDGTEVTYKLLVKKRPEISGDHVKRAFAYFDQRGWGVSLELDSQGAKDFDAIAARHQGEQLAIMLDGEVISAPTLQASAYFGHASITGNFSEKEARDLSSSLENPLRVPVTIEETHTVSASLGSDSIRSGILSGVFGLILVTIFMVIYYRLVGFIAIIALIINCIMVIGSLSMFHSVLTLPGIAGLILSLGIAVDANVLIYERLREELDAGKGLRAAINSSYQKAFSAIFDAHVTQFLTAAILYWLASGPVKGFALTLTIGIVASMFSSLLVTYTCFDWAFHFNAIKKVTMLHLIRAKRFNFLGHARPFVFASIALVILSIGYFTWRGPANFDADFKGGDLIVFSFKEKVTPDQVRSALASTHLDNSVIQSEQVAGREFISVRTGGGHAAELQQILNEKFPSSGLVFEQVDHIGPLVGQELAYKSGLALALGLLGIFIYVSFRFETSFAVGSIIALLHDLIITIGIFALSGRELSLIMVAAILTIAGYSINDKIVVFDRIRSGFRERGRRSIAQVMNDSINDTLSRTILTGGTVLLTVVALYIFGGPVLNDFAFSLIVGVLIGTYSSIFIASPIVLWWSSLTTGGKGLDAELIETNAESKA, from the coding sequence ATGTCTCCGATCTTTACCTTCTTCTCGGGCCTCGGCCTGTTGATCCTCTTCGGCTGGTATTTTGCGACGGATATTCCGTCCCGCAAACGCTGGCTGGGCTTGACCCTGACCATCCTCGTGACGGCCTTCTGCTTGCAGCAGGCCATTCCGCCGGAGAAGAACATCCGCCTGGGCCTGGACCTCAAGGGTGGTACGTCCTTCCTGCTCAAGCTGGGAGACAGCGGCAACGATGACATCTCCGCCAACACACTCGACCAGGCGGTGGAGGTCATCCGCAAGCGTGTGGATGCCTTCGGCGTGGGCGAGCCGGTCATCACTCCCCAGGGCAAGGACCGTATCCTTGTTCAGATTCCGGGCCTCGATGCCAAGCAGGTGGAGGAGACGAAGAAGTCGCTGCAGCAGGTGGCTCGTCTGGAGTTTGCCACGGTGGCTCCGGGGGGGCAGGCGCTGATCCAGCAGATCGAGTCCGGCCAGATCGTGCGCGACCCCAGCTACGTCATCAAGGACTACAAGACGACCAGCCCCGATGGCACAGAGGTCACCTACAAGCTGCTGGTGAAGAAGCGTCCGGAAATCTCCGGCGACCACGTGAAGCGTGCTTTCGCGTATTTCGACCAGCGCGGCTGGGGTGTTTCGCTCGAGCTCGACAGTCAGGGCGCCAAGGATTTTGACGCCATCGCGGCCCGTCACCAAGGTGAACAGCTCGCAATCATGCTCGATGGCGAGGTGATTTCGGCCCCGACTTTGCAGGCGAGCGCCTACTTTGGCCACGCTTCCATCACGGGAAACTTCAGTGAAAAGGAAGCCCGTGATCTTTCCAGCTCGCTGGAAAATCCGCTCCGCGTGCCTGTCACCATCGAGGAGACCCATACCGTCTCTGCCTCGCTGGGCAGTGATTCCATCCGCAGTGGTATTCTTTCCGGTGTCTTCGGCCTGATCCTTGTCACCATCTTCATGGTGATCTACTACCGCCTGGTCGGATTCATCGCCATTATCGCCCTTATCATCAACTGCATCATGGTGATCGGGTCGCTGAGCATGTTCCACAGCGTGCTGACGCTGCCGGGTATCGCGGGCTTGATCCTGAGCCTTGGTATCGCGGTCGATGCCAACGTGCTCATTTACGAGCGACTGCGCGAGGAACTCGACGCGGGCAAGGGGCTGCGCGCCGCCATCAACTCGTCGTACCAGAAGGCGTTCAGCGCCATCTTCGACGCGCACGTGACCCAGTTCCTCACGGCGGCCATTCTCTACTGGCTGGCCTCTGGCCCGGTGAAGGGCTTTGCCCTCACTCTGACGATAGGTATCGTGGCCTCGATGTTCTCATCTCTGCTGGTGACCTACACCTGCTTTGACTGGGCATTCCACTTCAATGCCATCAAGAAGGTGACGATGCTGCACCTGATCCGTGCAAAGCGTTTCAACTTCCTCGGGCATGCCCGCCCGTTTGTCTTTGCCTCGATCGCGCTCGTGATTCTCAGCATCGGGTACTTCACCTGGCGCGGCCCGGCGAATTTCGACGCCGACTTCAAGGGTGGTGATCTGATAGTCTTCTCCTTCAAGGAAAAGGTGACGCCAGATCAGGTGCGTAGCGCCCTGGCAAGCACGCATCTCGACAACAGTGTGATCCAATCCGAGCAGGTGGCGGGGCGCGAATTCATCAGCGTTCGCACCGGCGGTGGACACGCGGCAGAGTTGCAGCAGATCCTCAATGAGAAGTTTCCTTCGTCTGGCCTTGTCTTTGAGCAGGTCGATCATATCGGGCCGCTGGTGGGACAGGAACTCGCCTACAAGAGCGGTCTCGCACTCGCCCTCGGTCTTCTTGGTATCTTCATCTACGTCTCCTTCCGTTTCGAGACCTCGTTTGCGGTGGGATCGATCATCGCTCTCCTGCATGACCTGATCATTACGATCGGTATTTTTGCCCTGAGCGGTCGCGAGCTTTCGCTCATCATGGTGGCGGCGATCCTCACGATCGCGGGCTACTCGATCAACGACAAGATCGTGGTCTTTGACCGAATCCGCAGTGGCTTCCGCGAGCGCGGGCGTCGCTCCATCGCGCAGGTGATGAACGACTCGATCAACGATACGCTGTCGCGCACGATCCTCACGGGTGGCACTGTGCTGCTGACCGTGGTGGCGCTGTACATCTTTGGAGGCCCGGTGCTAAACGACTTTGCCTTCTCGCTGATTGTCGGCGTGTTGATCGGCACCTACTCGTCGATCTTCATCGCGTCGCCGATCGTGCTCTGGTGGTCGTCGCTGACCACCGGCGGCAAGGGCCTCGATGCCGAACTGATCGAGACCAACGCCGAGAGCAAGGCTTGA